A part of Anabas testudineus chromosome 7, fAnaTes1.2, whole genome shotgun sequence genomic DNA contains:
- the LOC113167093 gene encoding L-rhamnose-binding lectin SML-like: MFFSRLISTLLLTATCLLMSSGFSAATLVFPSTVTALSTERVITCDYSFYVQRLSCESGVIGVQAALYGRADSEICSQGMFASQTLRTNCSQQGFQRVLQARCDGKRECELSQNVVRTSDPCFGTYKYIDTTYACFPARHIVVCETSYLNLRCDEGQVLFVYSADYGRHDRTTCSFDRPAVQVQNVQCSLRVNKVAERCNGKSSCTIQATNSEFGDPCVGTYKYLEVYYTCHSPVFY; encoded by the exons ATGTTCTTCTCCAGACTCATCTCTACACTGT tGCTGACAGCAACATGTTTACTCATGAGTTCAG GCTTCTCTGCAGCTACACTGGTTTTCCCGTCCACTGTGACCGCCTTGTCCACAGAGAGAGTGATCACCTGTGATTACAGCTTCTACGTCCAACGCTTGAGCTGTG AGAGCGGAGTGATCGGTGTGCAGGCAGCTCTGTACGGACGTGCAGACAGTGAAATCTGCAGCCAGGGCATGTTTGCATCTCAGACACTCAGAACAAACTGCTCACAGCAGGGCTTTCAGCGTGTCCTCCAGGCAAG GTGtgatggaaagagagagtgtgaatTAAGCCAAAATGTTGTTCGTACTTCTGATCCCTGCTTTGGCACCTACAAATACATTGACACCACCTACGCCTGCTTCCCAGCAA gACACATTGTAGTTTGTGAAACCTCTTATTTAAACCTTCGCTGTG ATGAAGGACAGGTTTTATTCGTCTACAGTGCTGACTATGGACGCCACGACCGTACCACCTGCTCTTTTGATCGTCCAGCCGTGCAGGTCCAAAATGTCCAGTGCTCACTGCGTGTTAACAAAGTTGCTGAAAG ATGTAATGGGAAAAGCAGCTGTACTATCCAGGCGACCAACTCAGAGTTTGGAGACCCCTGTGTCGGCACTTACAAGTACCTGGAGGTGTATTACACATGTCACT ctcCAGTGTTTTACTGA
- the LOC113167094 gene encoding polymeric immunoglobulin receptor-like: protein MNNFPTLICFFLISALQDGNTVSAKTILHTRTEGEDVTVNCSFSSSGTRKFFCKNECEKKDIVIETNGDGARSGRYSMEPDGEGFLMTIRQLTKSDSGQYWCGLDRPSTPTLYKRTEIFVADALLGVDRYSSEESSTKLQTKAGRYVSVVCYFARPGHWRFFCKEQCEGNDVLVETDGYRALSGRYSLRYVKGLDGGGFVHVTITQLTESDSGWYWCGLNTSTLGFALIVLNDEFTQSPPRSGSSTLLSAFPGITPQSGQRQTERTDTVVLYAGVSLVIVALLLPAVVLIFCRKRFCKPKGGKQVVINENDPPDSTYQSLDPATRNQAQFYSTLRHTHDLHHNL, encoded by the exons ATGAACAACTTTCCCACTTTGATCTGCTTCTTCCTCATCT cagctctgcaggatgGAAACACTGTCAGTGCAAAAACCATTCTGCATACAAGAACTGAAGGTGAAGATGTGACTGTCAACTGCTCATTTTCATCATCTGGAACCAGAAAGTTTTTCTGTAAGAAcgaatgtgaaaaaaaagacattgtcATTGAAACGAATGGTGACGGAGCTCGAAGTGGAAGGTACAGCATGGAACCTGATGGAGAGGGGTTTTTAATGACCATCAGACAGCTCACCAAGTCTGACTCGGGACAGTACTGGTGTGGTTTGGACAGACCTTCAACACCAACTTTATACAAAAGGACTGAAATCTTTGTTGCTGACG CACTGCTCGGTGTAGACCGCTATTCATCTGAAGAAAGCTCTACAAAGCTCCAAACAAAAGCTGGAAGATATGTTTCAGTTGTGTGTTACTTTGCTCGGCCTGGACACTGGAGGTTCTTCTGTAAGGAGCAATGTGAAGGAAATGACGTTCTTGTTGAAACAGATGGCTACAGAGCTCTCAGTGGCAGATACAGCCTCCGATACGTGAAAGGACTGGATGGAGGAGGATTTGTGCATGTGACCATCACACAGCTGACAGAGTCGGACTCTGGATGGTACTGGTGTGGCCTGAACACGTCCACCCTGGGGTTTGCCCTCATTGTTCTAAATGATGAGTTtacacagt CTCCACCCAGATCAGGAAGCTCCACACTTCTATCAGCTTTTCCTGGAATCACTCCTCAGTCTGGACAGCGTCAAACTGAGAGAACCG ATACTGTGGTGCTGTATGCTGGAGTGTCTCTCGTCATCGTCGCGCTTCTTTTACCTGCGGTTGTGCTGATATTTTGCAGGAAGAGGTTTTGTAAACCCAAAGGTGGTAAACAG GTTGTTATTAATGAGAATGATCCTCCTGACTCTACCTACCAGAGCCTCGATCCAGCCACCAGGAATCAGGCCCAATTCTACTctacactcagacacacacacgactTACATCACAATCTGTGA
- the LOC113167525 gene encoding L-rhamnose-binding lectin SML-like — MFFCRLISTLLLTATCLLLSSGFSTATLVFPSTVTALSTERVITCDYSFYVQRLSCEGGVIGVEEALYGRVDSEICSQGRPASQLLNTNCSQQAFQHVLRERCDGKRECEISENVVRTSDPCYGTYKYIDTTYACFPARHIVVCETSYLNLRCDEGQVLFVYSADYGRHDRTTCSFDRPAVQVQNVQCSRRVNKVAERCNGKSSCTIQATNSEFGDPCVGTYKYLEVYYTCHSPVFY, encoded by the exons ATGTTCTTCTGCAGACTCATCTCTACACTGT tGCTGACAGCAACATGTTTGCTCCTGAGTTCAG GCTTCTCTACAGCTACACTGGTTTTCCCGTCCACTGTAACCGCCTTGTCCACAGAGAGAGTGATCACCTGTGATTATAGCTTCTACGTTCAACGCTTAAGCTGTG AGGGCGGTGTGATTGGTGTGGAGGAAGCTCTGTATGGACGTGTAGACAGTGAAATCTGCAGCCAGGGCAGACCTGCATCTCAGCTTCTCAACACGAACTGCTCTCAGCAGGCCTTTCAGCATGTCCTCAGGGAAAG GTGtgatggaaagagagagtgtgaaatAAGCGAAAATGTTGTTCGTACTTCTGATCCCTGCTATGGCACCTACAAATACATTGACACCACCTACGCCTGCTTCCCAGCAA GACACATTGTAGTTTGTGAAACCTCTTATTTAAACCTTCGCTGTG ATGAAGGACAGGTTTTATTCGTCTACAGTGCTGACTATGGACGCCACGACCGTACCACCTGCTCTTTTGATCGTCCAGCCGTGCAGGTCCAAAATGTCCAGTGCTCACGGCGTGTTAACAAAGTTGCTGAAAG ATGTAATGGGAAAAGCAGCTGTACTATCCAGGCGACCAACTCAGAGTTTGGAGACCCCTGTGTCGGCACTTACAAGTACCTGGAGGTGTATTACACATGTCACT ctcCAGTGTTTTACTGA